In Longimicrobium sp., the genomic stretch GCGGGAGATAGGAGAGGATCTTCTGCCCGCGCTGGCCCTCGATGTCCCACGGCATCCGCTCCAGCGAGGAGAGGGCGTTGGACGCCAGGTTCCAGTGCGTCAGCATCACCCCCTTGGGCGTGCCCGTGGTCCCCGAGGTGTAGATCAGCGTGGCGAGATCCTCCGGCTTCACCTCCGCGCGGCTGGCGCGGAAGAAGTCCGGCTCCTTCGCCCTGGCCGCCTCGCCGCGCGCGAGCACATCGCCCCACGTGTGCATCCCCTCGGCGAACGCGCCGCGGATGCCGATGACCGCCTTCAGCGTCGGTACCTGCGGGAGGATGCCGGCCACGGCGCGGTGCAGCTTCTCGGTGGAGACGACGTACGCCACCGCCTCGGAGTTCTCCAGGATGTACTGGATCTGGTCCGGCGGCTGGGTGGTGTAGATCGGCACGTTGACGGCGCCGAGGGAGAGGATGGCCTGGTCGGCCGCCAGCCACTCCATGCTGTTCTCGGAGTGCAGCGCCACGCGGTCGCCGCGGCGGACGCCCAGGTCGCGCAGGCCGTACGCGAAGAGCTCGACCTGCCGCTCGAACTCGGCGCGCGAGGTCTCGATCCACTTTCCGTCGCGCTTGGTGGCGACGGTGGTGGGGGTGACGTTCTTCGGCAGCCCCTGCTCGACCAAGGCCAGGAGCGTGGTGGGGTTGTACATGGGTCTCTCGGGTGAGAGGACGAAAGTGCCAGTGCCAAGTGCCGAGTGCCCAGTGGGTTCGGCGCGGAGGGCCGGCACCGAGGGCCCTCTCCCTGGCGCTTCGCGCCGGTCCCTCCCCCAAAACAGCCTGGGGGAGGGACGGGCTCGCTTCGCTCGTGACTCTTCAGATTCTACCGCCGTGCACGCGTCCCGGTGCCCGCACGCCTACTGGGCACTGGGCACTAGGCACTGGGCACTTATCTGTTCCGCCCGTACTGCTCGTGGCTCGACACCCAGTCCGACGACGAGATCGCCGCGGCCAGCGACAGCTCGCCCGCCAGCACCGCGCCGGCCACGATCTCCGCGAGCTTGTTCACCTTCCCTTTCCCCCAGCACCCCAGCAGCTCCAGGCACTCGCGCTGCGTCGGCAGCCCCGTGCCGCCGCCGTACGTGGCGACGATCAGCGAGGGGATGGTGATGGAGAGGTACAGGTCCTTCTCCGGCGTCAGCTCCACGTACACCACGCCCGCGCTGCTCTCCGCCACGTTCGCCACGTCCTGCCCGGTGGCGATGAACATCGCGGTGATGCAGTTGGCCGAGTGCAGCCCGTTGTTGTTGGCGCCGGAGAGGATCGAGCCGATGTTGGCCACGCCGTAGTGGTAGGCCAGGCTCTCGGGCTCCACGCGCATCTTCTGGATCAGCACGTCGCGCTTGATGATGGCCTCGGCCGTCACGCGCTTGCCGCGGGTGCGCATGATGTTGATCTGGCTGGCCTTCTTGTCGGTCGCGAAGTTCGACTCCAGGTAGAAGTGCCGCACGCCCGGGTACTGGTCCAGGATCCACGAGCAGGCCGCGAATGTCGCCCGCCCCACCATGTTCTGCCCCGCCGCGTCGCCCGTGTGGTAGTTGAAGCGCAGGTAGACGAACTTGTTGGCCAGGTAGTGGTCGATGTACTTCAGCTTCGCCACGCTGCTCGTCGCCTCGGCCTCGGCGGCGATGCGGTCGTGGTTCTGGTGCACCCACTCCACGAAGTCGCGCCCCTGCCGCGCGTCGTCGAACACGAAAACGGGCGCGCGCTGCATCGCATCTCCGACGACCGTGACCTTCACCCCGCCGCAGGCGTTGATCACCTGCATCCCGCGGTTGTAGCTGGCGACCAGCGTCCCCTC encodes the following:
- a CDS encoding hydroxymethylglutaryl-CoA reductase, with amino-acid sequence FCGARLDHVKRYSFDPHLLKGNCEHFSGVAQVPIGFAGPLTIHGEQAQGEFLIPLATTEGTLVASYNRGMQVINACGGVKVTVVGDAMQRAPVFVFDDARQGRDFVEWVHQNHDRIAAEAEATSSVAKLKYIDHYLANKFVYLRFNYHTGDAAGQNMVGRATFAACSWILDQYPGVRHFYLESNFATDKKASQINIMRTRGKRVTAEAIIKRDVLIQKMRVEPESLAYHYGVANIGSILSGANNNGLHSANCITAMFIATGQDVANVAESSAGVVYVELTPEKDLYLSITIPSLIVATYGGGTGLPTQRECLELLGCWGKGKVNKLAEIVAGAVLAGELSLAAAISSSDWVSSHEQYGRNR